The following are from one region of the Microbacterium paraoxydans genome:
- a CDS encoding VOC family protein encodes MTASSQHHALDYVELVVTDLDVAKRFFTTAFGWRFQDYGPGYAGILSPRGDGSEVGGLLLADAPRPVGGPLVLLYSDDLDATKAAIQDAGGRILQEPYALPGGRRLHFADPSGNELGVWSSH; translated from the coding sequence ATGACAGCCTCCTCGCAGCACCACGCCCTCGACTATGTCGAGCTCGTCGTCACGGATCTCGACGTGGCGAAACGCTTCTTCACCACCGCCTTCGGGTGGCGCTTTCAGGACTACGGCCCTGGCTATGCAGGTATCCTCTCGCCCCGCGGAGACGGGAGCGAGGTCGGCGGGCTCCTGCTCGCGGACGCACCGCGACCCGTCGGCGGTCCGCTCGTGCTGCTCTACTCCGATGACCTCGATGCGACGAAGGCGGCGATCCAGGACGCAGGCGGCCGGATCCTGCAGGAGCCGTATGCGTTACCCGGTGGCCGGCGCCTTCACTTCGCCGACCCGAGCGGCAACGAGCTCGGCGTCTGGTCCTCCCATTAG
- a CDS encoding GNAT family N-acetyltransferase — MSHLPRIPEMETSRLRLRRQAIEDATVFRHLWSEHDDRVPAHRRLDAAGRPDTDDIRAHIQGAEASSLLTVERIDTGEPIGYCGLVYGGEGVGEEPELAFELLRAEHNRGYATEAAQSVLAWAAGVGIDRVWAGVWEWNLPSRRVLEKLGFVESGRERPSSVHGRNILTVRSLFEK, encoded by the coding sequence ATGAGTCACCTGCCCCGAATCCCGGAGATGGAGACGTCGCGCCTCCGCCTGCGCAGGCAGGCGATCGAGGACGCGACCGTGTTCCGGCACCTGTGGAGCGAACATGACGACCGAGTGCCCGCTCACCGTCGGCTCGACGCGGCCGGCCGCCCCGACACGGACGACATCCGAGCGCATATCCAGGGCGCTGAGGCCTCGTCGCTTCTCACCGTGGAACGGATCGACACCGGGGAACCGATCGGGTACTGCGGTCTCGTCTACGGCGGCGAGGGGGTGGGCGAGGAACCGGAGCTCGCGTTCGAGCTGCTCCGTGCCGAGCACAACCGGGGATACGCCACCGAAGCTGCCCAGAGCGTCCTGGCATGGGCAGCCGGGGTGGGAATCGACCGCGTCTGGGCCGGCGTCTGGGAGTGGAACCTCCCGTCCCGGCGGGTGCTCGAGAAGCTCGGTTTCGTCGAATCCGGACGGGAACGCCCGTCCTCCGTCCACGGTCGAAACATCCTGACCGTCAGGTCTCTCTTCGAGAAGTGA
- a CDS encoding MFS transporter gives MPQVSHSPVSTPGWRAWAIWSVGVAAYVLAITNRTSLGAVGVEAADRFQADASTLALFAVVQLAVYGGMQIPVGVLLDRYGSRPIITAGMLLMAAGQLTMALSPSIGIAIVARVLLGAGDAAVFPAVLRLVATWFPAQRGPVMVQFTGIIGQAGQLIALVPVAALLHATTWSITFGSIAGLGLLFTILVWLIVRNNPAESGPDVSVNTDTGVVRVVTSAIDTGVGIRAAWAHPGTRLAFWSHFTTPFAGTVFVLLWGMPFLTAGEGLTTAHAAGIISIYVVAGMILGPIIGDLSRRLPNHRSLALVLPAVGVQMAAWIAVIALPGPAPDWLLWVLAIALATGGPASMIAFDHARTHNPAHRLSTATGVTNAGGFIAALIAVFVIGLLLDAQGAGTPDTYTLDAFRVAFLTPIPLWILGVVFILIERKRTRIRMGLDPERRR, from the coding sequence GTGCCTCAGGTCTCCCACTCCCCCGTCTCCACACCGGGGTGGCGAGCCTGGGCGATCTGGTCCGTCGGCGTCGCGGCCTACGTGCTCGCCATCACCAACCGCACCTCTCTCGGCGCCGTCGGTGTCGAGGCCGCCGACCGCTTCCAGGCGGACGCCTCGACGCTCGCGCTGTTCGCGGTCGTGCAGCTCGCCGTCTACGGCGGGATGCAGATCCCGGTGGGCGTCCTCCTCGACCGCTACGGATCCCGTCCGATCATCACGGCGGGGATGCTGCTCATGGCGGCCGGACAGCTCACCATGGCACTCTCCCCCAGCATCGGCATCGCGATCGTCGCGCGTGTCCTCCTCGGAGCCGGCGACGCCGCCGTCTTCCCTGCCGTGCTGCGACTGGTGGCCACGTGGTTCCCCGCGCAGCGCGGGCCCGTCATGGTTCAGTTCACCGGGATCATCGGGCAGGCCGGGCAGCTGATCGCGCTGGTGCCGGTCGCCGCCCTGCTGCACGCCACCACCTGGTCGATCACGTTCGGCAGCATCGCCGGTCTCGGCCTGCTCTTCACGATCCTCGTGTGGCTCATCGTGCGCAACAACCCCGCGGAGAGCGGCCCCGACGTGTCGGTGAACACGGACACCGGAGTCGTGCGTGTCGTGACGTCGGCGATCGACACGGGCGTCGGCATCCGGGCGGCCTGGGCGCATCCCGGGACGCGGCTCGCGTTCTGGTCGCACTTCACCACCCCGTTCGCCGGCACGGTGTTCGTGCTGCTGTGGGGCATGCCGTTCCTCACGGCAGGCGAGGGCCTGACCACCGCCCACGCAGCGGGGATCATCTCGATCTACGTGGTCGCGGGCATGATCCTCGGGCCGATCATCGGCGATCTCTCCCGCCGCCTCCCGAATCACCGCTCGCTCGCCCTCGTCCTCCCCGCCGTCGGCGTGCAGATGGCCGCGTGGATCGCGGTCATCGCCCTCCCCGGCCCCGCCCCGGACTGGCTCCTCTGGGTCCTGGCGATCGCTCTCGCGACCGGGGGGCCCGCGTCGATGATCGCCTTCGACCACGCCCGCACGCACAACCCCGCGCACCGCCTCAGCACGGCGACCGGAGTCACGAACGCGGGGGGCTTCATCGCAGCCCTGATCGCGGTCTTCGTGATCGGCCTCCTCCTCGACGCCCAGGGCGCCGGCACCCCGGACACCTACACGCTCGACGCCTTCCGTGTCGCGTTCCTCACCCCGATCCCCCTCTGGATCCTCGGGGTCGTCTTCATCCTCATCGAACGCAAACGGACGCGCATCCGCATGGGGCTGGATCCCGAGCGGCGTCGCTGA
- a CDS encoding DUF885 domain-containing protein — translation MTSAPRTPSAIDRVADEWVDTIAVLAPTLGTYIGRSEVNDRFGDLSPEGHEEIAAATRATLDKLSALEPVDAIDEVTKTDLSAELRLDLELHDAKWHLRDLNVIASAAQDVRSAFDLMPTATVEDWEVVSTRLSAVPAALRGYIETLRLGIAEGVTPARRQVAEVATQIDRYIADDGFFAAFVAHADPQEGQLPASLARTLADNSAAARVAYGELRRFLAEELAPEAGETDAAGRELYALNSRRFLGATIDLDETYEWGREELARMVAEQTAIANEILPGASVEEAVAHLESDPARKLVGTEALQRWMQEASDRAVAELGASHFDIPEAIRTLECMIAPTQEGGIYYTGPTDDFSRPGRMWWSVPEGVTEFDTWRELTTVYHEGVPGHHLQIAQAVYNRAELNSWRRLLAGTSGHAEGWALYAERLMEQLGYLDDPADRLGMLDGQRMRAARVVLDIGVHLGKPRLEGEGIWDAEYALDFLRRNVNMSDQFVQFEVNRYLGWPGQAPSYKVGQRIWEQVRDAVQQAEGDAFSFKGFHKRALDLGGVGLDTLRSALLPR, via the coding sequence ATGACTTCAGCACCCCGCACCCCCTCCGCCATCGACAGGGTCGCCGATGAATGGGTCGACACGATCGCCGTCCTGGCGCCGACTCTCGGCACCTACATCGGCCGCTCCGAGGTCAACGACCGGTTCGGCGATCTGAGCCCGGAAGGTCATGAGGAGATCGCCGCGGCGACGCGGGCCACGCTCGACAAGCTCTCGGCGCTGGAGCCCGTCGACGCGATCGACGAGGTCACCAAGACCGACCTCAGCGCCGAGCTGCGCCTCGACCTCGAGCTGCACGACGCGAAGTGGCACCTGCGCGATCTGAACGTCATCGCGTCCGCCGCGCAGGACGTCCGCTCCGCCTTCGACCTGATGCCCACCGCGACGGTCGAGGACTGGGAGGTCGTCTCCACCCGGCTCTCCGCCGTGCCCGCGGCGCTGCGCGGGTACATCGAGACGCTCCGTCTGGGCATCGCCGAGGGGGTCACTCCCGCCCGCCGCCAGGTCGCGGAGGTCGCGACCCAGATCGACCGCTACATCGCCGACGACGGGTTCTTCGCTGCCTTCGTCGCGCACGCCGACCCGCAGGAGGGCCAGCTTCCCGCCTCGCTCGCCCGCACGCTGGCGGACAACTCCGCGGCTGCCCGGGTCGCCTACGGCGAGCTGCGGCGTTTCCTGGCCGAGGAGCTCGCGCCCGAGGCCGGTGAGACGGACGCCGCGGGGCGCGAACTGTACGCCCTCAACTCCCGCCGATTCCTCGGCGCCACCATCGACCTCGACGAGACCTACGAGTGGGGTCGCGAAGAACTCGCCCGCATGGTGGCCGAGCAGACGGCGATCGCGAACGAGATCCTCCCCGGCGCCTCCGTGGAGGAGGCCGTCGCGCATCTGGAATCCGACCCCGCTCGCAAGCTCGTCGGCACCGAGGCGCTCCAGCGGTGGATGCAGGAGGCCAGCGATCGCGCGGTCGCCGAGCTCGGCGCCTCGCACTTCGACATCCCGGAGGCCATCCGCACCCTGGAGTGCATGATCGCGCCCACGCAGGAGGGCGGGATCTACTACACCGGTCCCACCGACGACTTCTCCCGTCCCGGTCGCATGTGGTGGTCGGTCCCCGAGGGTGTCACCGAGTTCGACACGTGGCGGGAGCTCACCACGGTCTATCACGAGGGTGTCCCGGGGCATCACCTGCAGATCGCGCAGGCCGTCTACAACCGCGCCGAGCTCAACTCCTGGCGGCGACTGCTCGCCGGCACCTCCGGTCACGCGGAGGGCTGGGCGCTGTATGCCGAGCGACTGATGGAGCAGCTCGGCTACCTGGACGACCCGGCGGATCGCCTCGGGATGCTGGACGGGCAGCGGATGCGGGCGGCGCGTGTGGTCCTCGACATCGGCGTGCACCTCGGCAAGCCGCGCCTCGAGGGCGAGGGCATCTGGGATGCCGAGTACGCGCTCGACTTCCTCCGCCGCAACGTCAACATGTCGGACCAGTTCGTGCAGTTCGAGGTCAACCGGTACCTCGGCTGGCCGGGTCAGGCGCCGTCGTACAAGGTCGGTCAGCGCATCTGGGAGCAGGTCCGCGACGCCGTCCAGCAGGCGGAGGGCGACGCGTTCAGCTTCAAGGGCTTCCACAAGCGCGCCCTCGATCTGGGCGGGGTCGGGCTGGACACGCTGCGGAGCGCGCTGCTGCCTCGGTGA
- a CDS encoding DUF4232 domain-containing protein, which produces MASAPPSTAPVSSARDGRTRPPVTAGLLAGLLLGALWIVSGAIARLTGSDIVLTRLLSFAGIGPLQSHAWLLPGAWGVLVLTVTAAVLCSVVWVVGRGAQGVGRAPAFLVLWFGAVLAGTTVGLCDDVTRVLSFLPLSGLHGVTAAVVESAPDTAYWGLAWGWIPAWAFSRRAGEESARRWSPGLLGVTLASVVALVVVGSLADAAWQRQIVEENAALQGATDETGAFVDPAAVGDPVPERAPGASTPQLPAGACTLDRATLLLGTADGATGHRAQSIRLMNVGEEPCVVEGYPDIAFADQNGHALDVEVRPGSSFLATDPGIAPVTVPPGGEATAVIGWDANATDGALVARALRAAVLPGLDRGSWPVELDIVSGSEVEITAWHLGAAPAAP; this is translated from the coding sequence ATGGCCTCCGCTCCCCCGTCGACCGCCCCCGTCTCGAGCGCCCGAGACGGCCGCACGAGGCCACCGGTGACGGCGGGGCTGCTCGCCGGCCTGCTCCTCGGCGCACTCTGGATCGTCTCCGGCGCCATCGCACGACTGACCGGTTCCGACATCGTTCTGACGCGGTTGCTGAGCTTCGCCGGTATCGGACCGCTTCAGAGTCATGCCTGGCTGCTCCCCGGTGCGTGGGGCGTCCTGGTGCTGACGGTGACGGCCGCCGTGCTGTGCAGCGTCGTCTGGGTCGTGGGACGCGGTGCGCAGGGTGTCGGCCGGGCTCCCGCGTTCCTCGTGCTCTGGTTCGGTGCCGTCCTCGCCGGAACGACCGTCGGGCTGTGCGACGACGTCACCCGGGTGCTGTCCTTCCTCCCTCTCTCGGGCCTGCACGGTGTCACCGCGGCGGTCGTCGAGTCCGCGCCGGACACCGCCTACTGGGGACTCGCCTGGGGCTGGATCCCCGCCTGGGCGTTCTCGCGCAGAGCCGGTGAGGAATCTGCGCGGCGGTGGTCCCCGGGCCTTCTCGGTGTCACCCTCGCGAGCGTGGTCGCTCTCGTCGTGGTCGGGAGCCTGGCCGATGCCGCGTGGCAGCGCCAGATCGTCGAGGAGAACGCCGCGCTGCAGGGCGCCACCGACGAGACGGGAGCCTTCGTCGATCCGGCGGCAGTGGGCGACCCTGTGCCGGAGCGCGCCCCGGGGGCCTCGACACCCCAGCTTCCCGCGGGCGCCTGCACCCTCGACCGAGCCACACTGCTGCTCGGAACCGCCGACGGGGCCACGGGGCACCGCGCCCAGAGCATCCGGCTGATGAACGTCGGTGAGGAGCCCTGCGTGGTCGAGGGGTATCCCGACATCGCGTTCGCGGACCAGAACGGCCATGCGCTCGACGTCGAGGTGCGCCCCGGTTCCTCATTCCTCGCGACCGACCCCGGTATCGCGCCCGTCACGGTACCGCCCGGCGGCGAGGCGACCGCGGTGATCGGCTGGGATGCAAATGCCACGGACGGCGCTCTCGTCGCCCGCGCCCTGCGTGCCGCCGTGCTCCCCGGACTCGACCGCGGCTCGTGGCCGGTCGAGCTCGACATCGTCTCGGGCTCCGAGGTCGAGATCACCGCCTGGCACCTCGGCGCCGCACCGGCCGCGCCGTGA
- a CDS encoding LLM class flavin-dependent oxidoreductase translates to MDIEFGLDTFGDITRDQDGELLSGAQTIRNVVAQAELADTVGVDFFGVGEHHRREFAVSSPEMVLAAIAARTERIRLGTAVTVLSSDDPVRVFERFSTLDALSGGRAEVVLGRGSFIESFPLFGYDLRDYDRLFEEKLELFVELLKEEPVTWSGTLRPSLDNADVFPKTEKGLRTWVGVGGSPESVVRVARHGLGLMLAIIGGPAGRFKPFVDLYHRSVASFGTTAHPVAVHSPGHIAPTDAEAWDEAYPGFEAMNNTIGRERGWPPYSRARFQNDIGPEGSLYAGSPERVAAKIADTITTLGLGRFDLKYATGTLSHESMMRSIELYGTEVIPRVRKLLADRD, encoded by the coding sequence ATGGACATCGAATTCGGGCTGGACACGTTCGGCGACATCACCCGGGACCAGGACGGCGAGCTGCTCAGCGGCGCGCAGACCATCCGGAACGTCGTCGCCCAGGCGGAGCTGGCCGATACGGTCGGCGTGGACTTCTTCGGCGTGGGGGAGCACCATCGGCGCGAGTTCGCGGTCTCGTCTCCGGAGATGGTGCTCGCGGCGATCGCCGCCCGGACCGAGCGGATCCGGCTGGGCACCGCCGTGACCGTGCTGTCCTCGGACGACCCGGTGCGCGTGTTCGAGCGCTTCTCGACCCTTGACGCCCTGTCCGGAGGGCGGGCGGAGGTCGTCCTCGGGCGCGGTTCATTCATCGAGTCCTTCCCGCTGTTCGGCTACGACCTGCGCGATTACGACCGGCTCTTCGAGGAGAAGCTCGAGCTGTTCGTCGAGCTCCTCAAGGAAGAGCCGGTGACCTGGTCCGGCACGCTGCGGCCGTCGCTCGACAACGCGGACGTGTTCCCGAAGACCGAGAAGGGACTGCGCACGTGGGTCGGCGTGGGCGGCAGCCCCGAGTCCGTCGTGCGTGTCGCGCGTCACGGCCTCGGCCTCATGCTGGCCATCATCGGCGGGCCGGCCGGGCGATTCAAGCCGTTCGTCGACCTGTACCACCGCTCGGTCGCCTCCTTCGGCACCACCGCGCACCCGGTGGCCGTGCACTCGCCGGGACACATCGCGCCCACCGACGCGGAGGCATGGGACGAGGCCTACCCGGGCTTCGAGGCGATGAACAACACCATCGGTCGGGAGCGCGGCTGGCCGCCGTACAGCCGGGCGCGGTTCCAGAACGACATCGGACCGGAGGGCTCCCTCTACGCCGGCTCGCCCGAGCGTGTAGCGGCGAAGATCGCCGACACGATCACGACCCTCGGGCTCGGCCGCTTCGACCTGAAGTATGCGACAGGCACCCTGTCGCACGAGTCGATGATGCGGAGCATCGAGCTGTACGGCACCGAGGTGATCCCTCGGGTGCGGAAGCTCCTCGCCGACCGCGACTGA
- a CDS encoding arginase family protein: MTRPFALILNQGRVADRTDGALVGARRVADALSSLLRQEPVVVGTPEPARLDDWSVALPEAADTLAGLRAAVQEAIAGQATPLLVTNTCAASLGTLPSAAEHHPDAVVLWIDAHGDFNTPDTTDSGYLGGMVLAAACGLWDSGHGAGIDPRQVIVVGGRDIDPAEGELLADAGVTVLSPAESTPERLSALIAGRPVWIHVDWDVLEPGYIPAAYRVGDGLLPHQVAALFAAIPAADVRGVELAEFEAGDAEVPERVSVELIVETFQHLLR, translated from the coding sequence ATGACCAGGCCCTTCGCGCTCATCCTCAACCAGGGTCGCGTCGCCGACCGCACGGACGGAGCCCTCGTCGGGGCGCGACGCGTCGCCGACGCCCTGTCCTCGCTTCTCCGGCAGGAGCCCGTCGTGGTCGGCACTCCGGAGCCCGCTCGGCTCGATGATTGGTCGGTCGCGCTGCCCGAGGCGGCAGATACGCTCGCGGGCCTCCGGGCCGCGGTGCAGGAGGCGATCGCGGGGCAGGCGACGCCGCTCCTCGTGACGAACACGTGTGCGGCGAGCCTCGGAACGCTGCCGAGCGCTGCCGAGCACCACCCCGACGCGGTGGTGCTGTGGATCGATGCGCACGGGGACTTCAACACGCCGGACACCACCGACTCCGGCTACCTCGGCGGCATGGTCCTCGCCGCCGCCTGCGGCCTGTGGGACAGCGGCCACGGGGCGGGCATCGACCCGCGGCAGGTCATCGTCGTCGGCGGCCGCGACATCGACCCCGCCGAGGGGGAGCTCCTCGCCGACGCGGGAGTGACCGTCCTCAGCCCCGCGGAGAGCACGCCCGAACGGCTGAGCGCCCTCATCGCCGGGCGGCCGGTGTGGATCCATGTCGACTGGGACGTCCTGGAGCCCGGCTACATCCCCGCGGCCTATCGGGTCGGCGACGGTCTGCTGCCGCACCAGGTGGCCGCGCTGTTCGCCGCTATCCCGGCCGCCGACGTCCGCGGCGTGGAGCTCGCGGAATTCGAGGCGGGCGACGCGGAGGTGCCGGAGCGCGTCAGCGTCGAGTTGATCGTGGAGACGTTCCAGCACCTGCTGCGCTGA
- a CDS encoding peptidoglycan recognition protein family protein: MSTRGEGQHPEDPGAWDADEHVPTHTRRGFLIAAGTGVVVTGIGIWLSTSSGGEADDTGRRPDNPRGLPEYEPVYDRAVTGLEVPLGFEDCAHPTVRADRSIAGSERRTVSPVIDRFVIHHTGTTSDQLDFFSRCNRRSSAPTFYLRHDGSVIETIRPGAKPSSTGADWNWRSVAVETLDFTGAPEYTVTTAQFEEIAQMIAWLAGFDGRTLDGVPVRFRIDREHVITHQETWSGTECPGPFLQSRVDDIVARAQVIFTTS; the protein is encoded by the coding sequence GTGAGCACACGCGGGGAGGGTCAGCATCCGGAGGACCCGGGAGCATGGGACGCCGATGAGCACGTCCCGACGCACACGCGGCGGGGATTCCTCATCGCTGCCGGAACCGGCGTCGTGGTGACCGGCATCGGCATCTGGCTCTCCACGAGCTCCGGGGGAGAGGCAGACGACACCGGACGCCGCCCGGACAACCCCCGCGGGCTGCCAGAGTACGAGCCGGTCTACGACCGCGCGGTCACGGGCCTCGAGGTACCGCTCGGTTTCGAGGACTGCGCCCACCCGACGGTACGCGCTGACCGGAGCATCGCGGGGAGCGAACGTCGAACCGTGAGCCCGGTCATCGACCGCTTCGTCATCCACCACACCGGCACGACATCGGACCAGTTGGACTTCTTCTCCCGCTGCAACAGGAGATCATCGGCTCCCACCTTCTATCTTCGGCACGACGGCTCGGTCATCGAGACCATCCGCCCGGGAGCGAAGCCGTCGTCCACCGGCGCGGACTGGAACTGGCGCTCCGTGGCGGTGGAGACGCTGGATTTCACCGGAGCGCCGGAGTACACGGTGACCACCGCGCAGTTCGAGGAGATCGCGCAGATGATCGCGTGGCTCGCAGGCTTCGACGGCCGGACCCTGGACGGCGTTCCGGTGCGCTTCCGGATCGACCGAGAGCACGTCATCACCCACCAGGAGACGTGGTCGGGAACGGAGTGTCCCGGCCCGTTCCTCCAATCGCGAGTGGATGACATCGTGGCGCGAGCACAGGTTATCTTCACGACGTCATGA
- a CDS encoding MFS transporter — protein MADTALPSRTSLAERLDVLPFTRRHLRLLTGSGVGWALDAMDVGLISFIIAALTQQWGISKGEAGWIASLGFVGMAVGATLGGLLADRFGRRQVFALTLLIYGVATGASALVGSVAALLVLRFFVGLGLGAELPVASTYVSEFAPARIRGRLIVILEAFWAVGWTASALIGFFVIPASEAGWRWAFALGAIPAVYALVVRWGLPESPRWLASRGRIAEADRIVAAFEADAGVAYTPPLRKEPASRAIAKTARTRLATLWNAEFRVRTACLWLVWLGVNFAYYGAFIWMPSILVDAGFDLVRSFGFTLIITLAQLPGYAVAAWLIEVWGRRITLSVFLLGATASAVVFGTATTVPMIIGAGMALSFFTLGAWGALYAVTPEIYPTSLRGTGAGWAAGVGRIASIVAPLAVPVLLVAGGAPLLFVVFAACFLVAAGAAWGLVDRSGAALDER, from the coding sequence ATGGCCGATACCGCCCTGCCGAGCCGCACCTCGCTCGCCGAGCGCCTCGACGTCCTCCCGTTCACCCGCCGACACCTGCGCCTGCTCACCGGGTCCGGCGTGGGCTGGGCCCTGGACGCGATGGACGTGGGGCTCATCTCCTTCATCATCGCGGCGCTCACACAGCAGTGGGGCATCTCCAAGGGGGAGGCCGGCTGGATCGCCTCGCTCGGCTTCGTCGGCATGGCGGTCGGCGCGACCCTCGGCGGACTTCTCGCCGACCGCTTCGGCCGCCGGCAGGTGTTCGCCCTCACCTTGCTCATCTACGGCGTGGCCACCGGAGCGAGTGCGCTGGTCGGATCAGTGGCGGCCCTGCTCGTGCTGCGGTTCTTCGTCGGCCTCGGGCTCGGCGCGGAGCTTCCGGTCGCCTCGACCTACGTGAGCGAATTCGCTCCCGCGCGCATCCGCGGACGGCTGATCGTCATCCTCGAAGCATTCTGGGCGGTCGGTTGGACGGCCTCCGCGCTCATCGGGTTCTTCGTCATTCCCGCGTCCGAGGCAGGCTGGCGATGGGCCTTCGCGCTCGGCGCGATCCCCGCGGTCTACGCCCTCGTCGTGCGGTGGGGGCTGCCCGAATCGCCGCGCTGGCTGGCGTCGCGCGGACGCATCGCGGAAGCGGATCGCATCGTGGCGGCCTTCGAGGCTGACGCAGGAGTCGCATACACCCCGCCCCTCCGGAAGGAACCGGCGTCGCGGGCGATCGCGAAGACGGCACGGACCCGGCTCGCGACCCTCTGGAACGCGGAGTTCCGCGTGCGGACGGCGTGCCTCTGGCTCGTGTGGCTCGGCGTCAACTTCGCCTACTACGGGGCCTTCATCTGGATGCCCAGCATCCTCGTCGACGCCGGATTCGACCTCGTCCGCTCGTTCGGGTTCACCCTCATCATCACGCTCGCGCAGCTCCCTGGCTACGCCGTGGCGGCCTGGCTCATCGAGGTGTGGGGACGCCGCATCACGCTGTCGGTCTTCCTTCTCGGGGCGACCGCGTCGGCCGTCGTCTTCGGCACCGCCACGACCGTGCCGATGATCATCGGCGCCGGAATGGCCCTGTCGTTCTTCACTCTCGGCGCGTGGGGTGCGCTGTACGCGGTGACGCCCGAGATCTATCCGACCTCGCTGCGCGGCACCGGGGCGGGCTGGGCCGCCGGGGTCGGACGCATCGCCTCCATCGTGGCGCCCCTCGCCGTTCCCGTCCTCCTCGTCGCCGGCGGCGCTCCTCTGCTGTTCGTGGTGTTCGCGGCCTGCTTCCTCGTGGCTGCGGGGGCGGCCTGGGGACTCGTCGACCGGAGCGGAGCGGCGCTGGACGAGCGGTGA
- a CDS encoding formylglycine-generating enzyme family protein: MSDFELVRLPAGTVTLHDARRRTRRTVELEPFALGVFPVTEEQVTEVLGTPARHPRRPVADVSWLRAVHFCNAASEWEGLDPVYHFEGEDVAWDTTADGYRLPTEAEWEYACRAGSSGPHYAPLTEAAWTAADGVGTPQDVGGKLPNLHGLFDTLGNVWEWCWDLLDPARYDDYRVFRGGGFADDAWSVRASVRRGGAPRMHHEDVGFRVARGAFDTEEEAQGWSAAADRDRAFVDGGLPSGWTPRRR; encoded by the coding sequence ATGAGTGATTTCGAACTCGTCCGTCTTCCCGCCGGCACGGTGACGCTGCACGACGCCCGGCGCCGCACGCGTCGCACCGTGGAACTCGAGCCCTTCGCCCTCGGTGTCTTCCCGGTGACCGAAGAACAGGTCACCGAGGTCCTGGGCACCCCAGCACGGCATCCGCGTCGTCCGGTCGCCGACGTGAGCTGGCTGCGGGCCGTCCACTTCTGCAACGCCGCGTCGGAGTGGGAGGGGCTCGATCCCGTCTACCACTTCGAGGGTGAGGATGTGGCCTGGGACACCACGGCGGACGGCTACCGCCTGCCGACCGAGGCCGAGTGGGAGTACGCCTGCCGCGCCGGTTCCTCCGGGCCGCACTACGCCCCGCTGACCGAGGCCGCGTGGACTGCTGCCGACGGAGTCGGTACGCCGCAGGACGTGGGTGGGAAGCTCCCGAACCTGCACGGGCTGTTCGACACGCTCGGGAACGTGTGGGAATGGTGTTGGGACCTCCTCGACCCCGCGCGGTACGACGACTACCGGGTCTTCCGTGGCGGCGGGTTCGCCGACGACGCCTGGAGCGTGCGCGCCTCGGTCCGCCGTGGGGGAGCGCCGCGCATGCACCACGAGGACGTCGGCTTCCGCGTGGCCCGGGGCGCCTTCGACACCGAGGAAGAGGCGCAGGGCTGGTCGGCGGCGGCGGACCGGGACCGCGCCTTCGTCGACGGAGGGCTGCCGTCGGGATGGACTCCGCGCCGGCGTTAG
- a CDS encoding SGNH/GDSL hydrolase family protein: MADVRFVAIGDSFTEGVGDVLPDGRERGWADIAAQGWADAAGHPIQYANLAIRGKLAWPIVEEQLEPALALRPTHLSFNGGGNDMLRPRTDVEHIADAFSRVLRRCDEEGVTMILLSGANPSGQLPMGSLVQRRGDLLSEAVLRRIEDRPDVIRALNWPDTELSKPAYWSEDRLHMNAAGHHRVAARVLHGLGFEPPAAWWAPLDRWTAGPAGLAYYRQFVGPWVRRRVTRTSSGDGRAAKYPTWVERTPA; this comes from the coding sequence GTGGCTGATGTACGTTTCGTCGCGATAGGCGACTCCTTCACCGAAGGCGTGGGCGATGTGCTCCCCGATGGGCGTGAGCGCGGCTGGGCCGACATCGCCGCGCAGGGATGGGCGGATGCCGCGGGGCACCCCATCCAGTACGCGAACCTGGCGATCCGAGGGAAGCTGGCCTGGCCGATCGTCGAGGAGCAGCTCGAACCCGCCCTGGCCCTGCGTCCCACGCACCTGTCGTTCAACGGCGGCGGCAACGACATGCTGCGGCCGCGGACTGACGTGGAGCACATCGCCGATGCGTTCAGCCGGGTGCTGCGACGGTGCGACGAGGAGGGCGTGACGATGATCCTGCTCTCCGGTGCCAACCCCAGCGGGCAGCTTCCGATGGGCTCCCTCGTGCAGCGCCGGGGCGACCTGCTCTCCGAGGCGGTCCTGCGGCGGATCGAGGACCGCCCCGACGTGATCCGCGCCCTGAACTGGCCGGACACGGAGCTCTCGAAGCCCGCGTACTGGTCGGAGGACCGGCTTCATATGAACGCGGCCGGACACCATCGTGTCGCGGCCCGCGTGCTGCATGGACTCGGCTTCGAGCCGCCGGCAGCCTGGTGGGCACCGCTCGATCGCTGGACCGCCGGCCCCGCGGGTCTGGCCTACTACCGGCAGTTCGTCGGGCCCTGGGTGCGTCGACGCGTGACGCGGACCTCGTCCGGAGACGGCCGCGCAGCGAAGTACCCCACCTGGGTCGAGCGGACTCCGGCGTGA